The region CCCTGTTGCTGGAAACCGATGCGCCGGACATGCCGCTGGCCGGTTACCAGGGGCAACCTAACCGCCCCGAACGCGCCGCAGAGGTGTTCCAGATATTGTGCCAACTGCGCCCGGAATCCCCTGATGACATTGCCGCTCACCTGCAGCACAACACCCACGCCCTGTTTCGCCTCTGAACGATAAATGAGTTAAAAAGTGTGATTCATATCACGTTATAAGATTTTCATTTGCTTCCTGTTGTATGCATTTGTGACATAAATCGGAGCGGGGGGAGTCTCGCTCCGTATAATCGCACCCCGAAATCACTTTTCAGCGGACCTCTCGTTTCTACCGGGTAGGGATGCATTTCTTTTTTTCGCAACAGGGATACTTTGCATGCAACTCATCATGAGCCTGGTAGGCATGGCGGCACTGATCGCCATAGCCGTGCTGCTCTCCAGCAACCGAGGTGCCATTAAATTGCGCACCGTTGTCTGGGCATTCATCATTCAGGTGGCCATTGGCGCGCTGGTGCTCTACGTGCCGGTGGGCCGCAGCATTCTCGGCGGTATGTCGGCCGGGGTGGCTAACGTGATCGCCTACGGTAATCAGGGGATTTCGTTTATCTTCGGCGGGCTGGTCTCCGACAAGATGTTTGAGGTATTCGGTGGCGGCGGTTTCGTTTTCGCTCTGCGCGTGCTGCCGGTGATCGTGTTCTTCTCCTCGCTGATTGCCGTACTGTATTACCTCGGCATCATGCAACTGGTAATCCGCGTATTGGGCGGCGGCTTGCACAAATTGTTGGGCACCTCGCGCACCGAATCGCTGTCGGCGACCGCCAATATCTTCGTCGGCCAAACCGAAGCCCCGTTGGTGGTGCGTCCGTATATCGCCACCATGACCCAGTCAGAACTTTTCGCCGTTATGTGCGGCGGCCTGGCTTCGGTGGCCGGTTCGGTGCTGGCCGGCTATGCCCAGATGGGCGTACCGCTGGAGTACCTGATTGCCGCGTCGTTTATGGCCGCGCCGGGCGGGCTGCTGTTCGCCAAACTGATGGTGCCGGAAACCGAAAAAACCCACGATAAAGACGATGCGACGAAACTGATCGCCGAAGACCAACGCCCGGCCAACGTGATCGATGCGGCGGCGTCCGGCGCGGCATCCGGCATGCAACTGGCGTTGAACGTCGGCGCGATGTTGCTGGCGTTTATCGCGCTGATCGCCTTGCTGAACGGCATCCTTGGCGGGATCGGCGGCTGGTTCGACTACCCGCAGCTGTCGCTGGAGCTGATCCTCGGTTGGGTCTTCTCGCCTATCGCTTTCCTGATTGGCGTGCCGTGGCATGAGGCGATGACCGCCGGTTCGTTTATCGGCCAGAAGATTATCGTCAACGAATTTGTCGCTTACATGAACTTCGGCGCCTATTTGCGCCCGGACGACGTGGTAGCGGCGGAAGGGCTGCAGGTGCTGTCGACGCATACCAAGGCGATCATCTCCTTTGCGCTGTGCGGCTTTGCCAACCTGTCATCGGTGGCGATCCTGCTCGGCGGTTTGGGCAGCATGGCGCCGAACCGTCGTCACGATATCGCGCGCTTCGGCCTGAAGGCGGTTGCAGCCGGCACGCTCTCCAACCTGATGAGCGCCACCATCGCCGGATTCTTTTTGGCGCTGTAAGCCAGGCAAGGTTCCGCACGTGTGCGCCAAGCCCTGTTGCGGGACACCGCCTATACTCTAAGACGGGCACGCGATGTCGTGCCCGTTGTCCGCATCCGTTTCTTTAGCGAATTTGTGAACGATATCGCGTTATTTTGTGATGCTCTTCACATATAATTCCGGCCTGTTACAGTGTTATTTCATATAATGTGACTCTGAGCGCGAATTGCCCCGGGCGATCGTGTTCAAATAGCTATTCCTGGTCCTGGACGATGTGCGGGACCAAGTGCGGTGAGAAGGATCTCAGTTGCCGCCGTGGGGACCCGTTCCCCGGCGCTATCTTCAAGGAACCAAGTCCGCTCGCCAACACACACGAGTGTTATTGGAACTTCCCAATCAGGTGTTATTGTCGCAGCCGGTTTGGGGGCGGACAGCGCGGAAAAACCGCAGCGTACACGCAGTACGTGAGGATTTTGAGCACTGCCCAACCCCGAAATGGCAAGAAAAATAGCCTGAGTGGGAGTTCAAGTTGGAGAGTTTTATGACCGAACTAACCGCAGCGGCGCAACGTGCGCTGAATTTAATGGACCTGACCACGCTGAATGACGACGACACCGATGAAAAAGTGATCGCGCTGTGTCGTCAGGCCAA is a window of Serratia plymuthica DNA encoding:
- a CDS encoding NupC/NupG family nucleoside CNT transporter, with translation MQLIMSLVGMAALIAIAVLLSSNRGAIKLRTVVWAFIIQVAIGALVLYVPVGRSILGGMSAGVANVIAYGNQGISFIFGGLVSDKMFEVFGGGGFVFALRVLPVIVFFSSLIAVLYYLGIMQLVIRVLGGGLHKLLGTSRTESLSATANIFVGQTEAPLVVRPYIATMTQSELFAVMCGGLASVAGSVLAGYAQMGVPLEYLIAASFMAAPGGLLFAKLMVPETEKTHDKDDATKLIAEDQRPANVIDAAASGAASGMQLALNVGAMLLAFIALIALLNGILGGIGGWFDYPQLSLELILGWVFSPIAFLIGVPWHEAMTAGSFIGQKIIVNEFVAYMNFGAYLRPDDVVAAEGLQVLSTHTKAIISFALCGFANLSSVAILLGGLGSMAPNRRHDIARFGLKAVAAGTLSNLMSATIAGFFLAL